The segment CCGTCCGCCACAGGTGACAGGACTGTTTGCATCACCGGAGTCATCGCAGGTTGCAGGCGGTGCTGTCGTGTGGAGCGCGAGTGCATCAGATCCTGACGGGGATGCGCTCGAGTACCAGTTCATGGTGGATGGTAGCGTTGTGAGGGACTGGTCTGCTGAAAACACATGGACTTGGTCGACGACAGATAGAGACGTTGGATCTCACAGTGTGACGGTTGCTGTGAGGGATGGAAGGAACGAGCCTGTTTCCGCGTCATCCCAGTACACGATAATCATGCCGAACCGTCCGCCACAGGTGACAGGACTGTTTGCATCACCGGAGTCATCGCAGGTTGCAGGCAGTGCTGTCGTGTGGAGCGCGAGTGCATCAGATCCTGATGGGGATGCGCTCGAGTACCAGTTCATGGTGGATGGTAACGTTGTGAGGGACTGGTCTGCTGACAACACATGGACTTG is part of the Methanothrix sp. genome and harbors:
- a CDS encoding Ig-like domain-containing protein, whose amino-acid sequence is MVTISIIFGIFLIVSASGQEPGFTGPDLAGNQPPAITSFVCDLQSPQDAGVEVKWTVSAFDPDGDALEYMFLLKGPATGDSWKDMTGWITEPRWVWKTSENDVGSSEIEVRVRDGYADLDDGYDVKETARYVINRPAPPNRPPQVTGLFASPESSQVAGGAVVWSASASDPDGDALEYQFMVDGSVVRDWSAENTWTWSTTDRDVGSHSVTVAVRDGRNEPVSASSQYTIIMPNRPPQVTGLFASPESSQVAGSAVVWSASASDPDGDALEYQFMVDGNVVRDWSADNTWT